The Ramlibacter algicola genome segment GACATCAACGTGCTCGGCTCGATCGTCTGCGCGCGCGAAGCCGTGCGGCGCATGAGCACGAAGCACGGCGGCGCGGGTGGCTCCATCGTCAACGTCTCCAGCGCCGCGGCGCGCCTGGGCGCGGCGGGCCAGTACGTCGACTACGCGTCCGCCAAGGGCGCCATCGACGTGTTCACGATGGGGCTGGCCAAGGAAGTCGCGGGCGAAGGCATCCGCGTGAACGCGGTGCGCCCCGGCCTGATCGAGACCGACATCCACGCGTCGGGCGGCATCCCGGACCGCGTCGAACGCCTGAAGCACCAGGTCCCGATGCAGCGTGGCGGCACCGCGGAGGAGGTCGCACACGCCATCGTCTGGCTGCTGTCGCCGCAGGCGAGCTACACCACCATGAGCCTGCTGGACGTGTCGGGGGGCCGCTGATGGAGTCGCGCCTGTACTGGGAGGACCTGAAGCCCGGCACCGTGCTCGACCTGGGCACGGTGTCGCCGACGGCGGAGGAGATCAAGGCCTTCGCCACCCAATTCGACCCGCAGCCGTTCCACGTCGACGAACAGGCCGGCCGCGAGTCCGTCTTCGGCGGCTTGTGCGCGAGCGGCTGGCACACCTGCGCGATGGCGATGCGGCTGACGGTCGACAACTTCCTGCGCAACTCGTCGAGCATGGGCTCGCCCGGGCTGGAGAAGCTGTCGTGGATGAAGCCGGTGTTCCCCGGCGACGTGCTCACCCTGCGCCACCGCATCCTCGAGTCGCGGCCGCTGCGCAGCAAGCCCGACATCGGCCTTGTGCGTTCCGTGTGGGAGATGTTCAACCAGAACGGCGAGCAGGTGCTGCTGATGGAAGGCTACGGCATGTTCCGGCGCCGCGAGCCGGGATGAGGGTCAGCGCTCGCCCTTGAGGTGGCGCATCAGCTGGTGGCTGGTGTTGCGCAGGCGCTGGGCCAGCAACTGCGTGATCTTCACCAACAGCTTGGCGCCCACGCCCGGCTGCTCCGCGATCAGGCGCGCGACGCCCTCGCGCGTGAGCACCGCGGCCTCGACGTCGCCCAGCGCCCAGCAACTCGCGAACCGCGGCTCGCCATCCAGCATCGACATCTCGCCCAGCACGGCGCCGGCGCGCAGCACGGCCAGCCGCGCGGCTTCGGACTGGACCGGTGCCTGCGACGTCGCACCCACCGGGCGCTTGCCGACGTCCACCGTGCCGGACAGCAGCAGCATCATCCAGTCGCTCTTGTCGTCCTCGCGGATCAGCAACTGGCCCGGCCTGGCGCGCACGTGCAGCATCACGCTGCCCAGGGCGTCGACCTCGTCGGCCGTGAAGTCCTGCAGCAGGGCCGACTCCATCAGCAGGTCGCGGCGCTGCGCGAGGCGGATGCACGGGCCGAGCACCTCGAGCCCCGCGGCCTCCAGTTCCTCGCGCACCGGGCGGCGCGGCGCCACCGACGTGACGAGCCGCGCGGCGGCATCGGTCCGGTCGGCGGCGTCCGGCTTCACTTGGTCTCCCGCACCTGGCGCAGCCACAGGCTGATGTCCGCGGCGGCGGCATCGGTGGCGGCGGTCATCGCGCGCACGCCGCCTGACGCATCCGGCGTCGGTGACTCGCCTTCCACGGCGATGCTGCGCTGGCCCACCAGCTGCTCGCCGCCCGTGGTGTTGGCCAGCAGCGTGGCGCGCAGGCGGATCACGCCGCGGCTGCGCGCTTCCGAGTCGAACACCTGCGCGAACTCCTCCAGCTCCAGCCGCAGGATGTAGATGGCACTGAGCCCCTCGCGGCCCAGCGCGGCACTTTCATCGGCGCTGAGCACCGGCCGCTCGCGCCCGAGTTGCTGGCGCAGGCGCTGGCGCACCAGTTGCGGCGGCGGCGCGGTCCAGCGCGATTGCGAGTACGCGCGCAGCTGGTGGTCGTCCGAGTAGCCGAGCCGGTACAGGATCGCGGAGCTGTCCAGAGCCCCCGACGCCTCGATGTCCGGCACGACGACGGCCACGCGCGGCTCCGGCTTCGCGGCAGGCGCCACCAGCGGGGGCAGCGGGCCCATGTCGAACAGCACGGGCCGTTGCGGCTTGTCGACGAAGCCGGCGCAGCCGCCCAGCAGCAAGGCGAGCGCGACCCAGGCGAGTCGGTGCAGGCGGATCATTTCTTCCCTCCAGGCGACACGAAGCCCTCCTCGCCCGGTCCCGGCTCGATGCGGCCGCTGCCGAAGATGAGGGACTGCGGGTTGTCGTTGATGTTGTTGACGGTCCGGCTCAGCTGGCGCACCGCGCGCGTGGTGTCTTCGGTGACGCGGTTGATGCGCGGCAGCGTGGCGGCGTTGAACGAGTCGGCCGCGTGCGACAGCGCCTGCGTGCCTTCGGACAGGCGATCGATCGGGCCGTCCTTCTCGTTCAGGCGGCGCGCGGTGACGCCGATCTCGTGGATCGTCGAGCGCGTTTCCTCGGAGGTGTCGCGCAGCGAGGCGAGCGCGGTGTCGGTGCGCTTGACCAGCGACGGAATGTCGACCTTGCGCGGGCCGAATTGCGCGGCGAGCGTCTGGTCGACGTTGCGGCTCAGGGTGCTCAGGTCGGCGGCGGCCTGCGACACGTTGGCCACCGCCGTCGGCAAGCCCTTGCCGCCCTTGTCGTCCAGCAGGCCGTTGACGCGCGTGGTGATCTCTTCGACCTGGTCCAGGATCTTCTCGCCCTTCTCCGTGAGCTTGGCCAGCAGGCCCGGACGCAGCGGGATGCGGGGTGGCGCGTCGTTGTTCGGCTGCAGCAGCGGTGCCGGCTTGCCGCTGTCGTCCAGCTGCACGAAGGCCAGGCCCGTCACGCCCTGGAACGAGAGCGTCGCGAACGTGTCCGTGCTGACCGGCGCACCATTGCCGATCTCCAGCCGGATCAGCACGTTGCCCTGGTTCTTCGGGTCGAAGCCGATGCGCGTGACCTTGCCGACGTCGACGCCGCGGTAGCGCACGGGCGCCTGCTCCTGCAGGCCGGTGACCGACTCGCGGGTCGAGATCTCGTAGGCGTCGCGCGGGCCGGAATCCCGCGTGAGCCAGGCACCGAGCACCAGCAGCATCACCGTGAGCGCCACCACGAAGATTCCGGCGGCGAGGGCGTGGGCCTTGTTTTCCATGCGGGGTGGCTCCTAGACGGCGAACGGGTACTCGCGCAGCAGCTCCATGGCGCGCTGGCCGCGTTGCCCGAGGAAGAAATCATGGATGAAGGGATGCTGGAACGCGATCACGTCCTTGGGCGGCGCGTTCACGATGACGCGCTTCTCGGCCAGCACCGCGATGCGCGTGGACAGCTCGAACAGCGTGTCCAGGTCGTGGGTCACCATGATCACGGTGAGCGCCAGGTCGCGGTGCAGCGAGCGCAGCAGCGTGACGAAGCCGTCCGAGCTGTCCGGGTCCAGGCCCGCGGTGGGCTCGTCCAGCAGCAGCAGCGGCGGATCCATGATCAGCGCGCGCGCGAGGGCCACGCGCTTGATCATGCCGCCCGACAGGTCCGACGGCATCTTGGCGCCGTCATCGGGTTGCAGTCCCACCATCTGCAGCTTCACCATCGCCGCCTCGTGGATCAGCGACGTGGGCAGCGTGCGCAACTCACGCAAGGGGAACGCGATGTTCTCCAGCACGCTGAACGCGGAGAACAGCGCCCCGTGCTGGAACAGCATGCCCACGCGGCTGGCGGCGGCACGCTCGCCGAGCGAACCGCGCGGCTGACCCAACACGCGGATCTCGCCGGCGGCCGGTTGCTCGAGGCCGAGGATCTGGCGCAGCAGCACGGTCTTGCCGGTGCCGGAGCCGCCCACCAGCGACATCACCTCGCCGCGGCGCACCGTGAGGTCCAGGTTGTCGTGCACCGTGAACGTGCGGCCGGGCAATTCGAACTGCGTGCGCAGGCCGCGGATCTCCACCATCGGCGTCGCCGCCTTCGGCTGCTGCGGGTCCTGCACGCGCGGCTCCATCAGAACCCCACCTCCTGGAACGCGATGGCGAACAGCGCATCGACCAGGATCACCACGGTGATCGAGGTGACGACCGAGGCGGTCGTGCCCTCGCCCAGGCTTTGCGTGTTCGGCAGCACCGCCAGGCCGTAGTGGCAGCCGATGAGGGCGATGAGCAGCCCGAACACGACCGACTTGCTGGTGGCCAGCACCAGGTTGCCGATCTGCACCGCGGCCGGCAGCGCGTTCATGAAGAAGGTCGGCGTGATGTCCAGCGAGATGTCGGACGCCAGCATGCCGCCGGCCAGCGCGCACAGCGTCGTCCAGATGCTGATCAGCGGCATCGCGATCGCGAGCGCGAGGGCGCGCGGCAGCACGAGGCGGAAGGTGTGCGAGATGCCCATCACGCTCATGGCATCGAGTTCGTCGGTGACGCGCATGACGCCGATCTGCGCCGTGATGGACGAGCCGGAGCGGCCCGCGACCAGGATCGCCGCCAGCATCGGCCCCAGCTCGCGGATCAAGGCCACGCCCAGGATGTTCACGATGAACGCGTCGGCGCCGAACTGCCGCAACTGCTTGGCCGTGAGATAGGCCAGCACGACCCCGATCAGGAAGCCCACCAGCGCGGTGATCGGCAGCGCGGTCGCCCCGATGTGGTACAGGTGCCCGGACAGGTCGCGCCACGGTCCGTAGTGCGGCGCCTTGGCGAGGCGGAACGTGTCCAGCGCCAGCTGGCCGGCCAGGCGCACGAAGTCCTTGACCGCGGCGACGCGCTGCAGGACCGCCTCGCCGAACTGCAGGTAACGCTGGCGCCAGCCGACAGGCTGCCGCGCCGGCGCATCGTTGGTGAACTGCTCGACCCGCTCGAGCACCGCGCGCTGGCCCGGCAGCAGGTCCAGCGTCTGGGGGCGGCGGCGCCCCCAGTGGTCCCACAGCAATTGCGCGCCCACGTGGTCCAGCTGCGCGACCGAGCGCAGGTCCCACGCGGCCGCGCCTTGCGCCCCGGCCAGTTGCGCATGCACGTCGGCGAGGAGGCCAGGTTCGGCGAACTGCCCGGCGGTCCATGCGCCCTGCAAGCGGGCTCGGGCGGCACCGCCTTCTTCGGGTGCGACTTCGACGCGGGGCGGGGAGGGGTCCTGCATGCGGGTGCGGTCGGATGCGCGATGCTACCTGCAGAGTTGTCCTTGCGGCGATGCCCCATCCGGGGTATCCCGCCCTGGCCCAAGCCCCCCGCGGCCGAGGTGCGTTGGAGCCATGCAGGCCGCTTCCAAGTAAGCTCGTCGGGTGAGCGACACCACCTTCGACTACGTGATCATCGGCGCGGGCACGGCGGGCTGCCTGCTCGCCAACCGCCTCTCGGCCGACCCGAAGGTCCGCGTCCTGTTGCTGGAGGCTGGTCACAAGGACGACTACCACTGGATCCACATCCCGGTCGGCTACCTGTATTGCATCGGCAATCCGCGCACCGACTGGCTGTTCAAGACCGAACCCGATGCCGGCCTCAACGGCCGCGCGCTGCGCTACCCGCGCGGCAAGACGCTGGGCGGCAGCTCCAGCATCAACGGGATGATCTACATGCGCGGCCAGGCGCGCGACTACGACCAGTGGGCCGCGCTGACCGGCGACCCGGCCTGGCGCTGGGACCAGTGCCTGCCGTACTTCCGCAAGCACGAAGACCACCACAAGGGCGCCGACGACCTGCATGGCGCCGGCGGCGAGTGGCGCGTCGAACGCCAGCGCCTGCGCTGGGACATCCTCGACGCGTTCGCCCAGGCGGCGCAGGAGGCCGGCGTGCCGGCCACGGACGATTTCAACCGTGGCAGCAACGAAGGCGTCGGCTACTTCGAGGTCAACCAGCGCAGCGGCTGGCGCTGGAACACCGCCAAGGCCTTCCTGCGGCCCACATGCTACGGGCGCGCCAACTTCGAGATGTGGACCAACGCGCACGTGCAGTCGCTGGTGGTCGATCGAGAAGGCGACGGCGCGCTGCGCTGCACCGGCGCGCGCGTGTGGACCGGCAGCGCGGTTGTGCAGGTCGAGGCCGAGCGCGAAGTGATCCTGTGCGCGGGCAGCATCGGCTCGCCGCAGTTGCTGCAGCTGTCCGGCATCGGCCCGGGCGAGTTGCTGCAGCGGCACGGCATCCCCGTGCGGCACGAATTGCCGGGCGTCGGCGAGAACCTGCAGGACCACCTGCAGATCCGGGCCGTGTTCAAGGTGCAAGGCGTGGAGACGCTCAACACGCTGGCCAACAGCTGGGTGGGCAAGGCGCGCATCGGGCTGCAGTACCTGCTCACGCGCAGCGGCCCGATGAGCATGGCGCCGTCGCAACTCGGGGCGTTCACTCGCAGCACGCCCGACCAGCCGTGGCCGAACGTGGAGTACCACGTGCAGCCCCTCAGCCTGGACGCGTTCGGCGAGCCGCTGCACTCGTTCCCGGCGTTCACCGCCAGCGTGTGCAACCTCAACCCGACCAGCCGCGGCTCGGTGCGCATCCGCAGCCCGCGGTTCGACGAGCCGCCGGCCATCGCGCCGAACTACCTCGCCACGCCGGAAGACCGCCAGGTGGCCGCCGACTCGCTGCGCCTGACACGGCGCATCGTGCAGCAGCCCGCGCTGCAGAAGTACCGTCCCGAGGAGTGGCGTCCGGGCGTGCAGTACCAGACCGACGAGGAACTGGCACGGCTGGCTGGCGACATCGCAACGACGATCTTCCATCCCGTGGGCACGACCAGGATGGGCCGCGACGACGACCCGATGGCGGTGCTGGACTCGCGCCTGCGGGTGCGCGGGGTCGACGGCCTGCGCGTGGTCGACGCCGGCGCGATGCCGACGATCACCAGCGGCAACACGAACTCACCCACGCTGATGCTGGCCGAGAAGGCCGCCGAGTGGATCGTGCGCGACGCGGCTAGAAGCGCCGGCTGAGCGCGAAGCCCAGGTCCTCGACGCGCAGCGCGGGCTGGCGCACGGTGCCGAAGACGGCCCCGTTGCGATAAAGCGGCGTCACTTCGCTCTGCGGCTGGGCGAGCCGGCGCCACGACAGCTCCCACGACCACGGCGAATACACGCGCGTGCCCACGAGGCGCAGGCCGGCATCGACCTGGCGCGCGCCGCGCAGCCGTGCCGTGTCGAGCAGCCCGTGGAAGTCGACGTCGAGCCGGTGCCACACGCTGCCCCGCACGTCGGCCAGGCCCTGCAACTGCCAGCCCGCCGGGCCGGCGAGCATCGGCGATCCCCAGCGCATGCCCAGGAGCAGCGAGTGGGACGTCTCGCGCAAGCCGCTCGCCTGCGGCGTGCTGCTGATGTCACGCCGGTTCCGCAGCGTCCCTGCGGTCAGCCAGGCCTCGCCCCAGGCCGCGGGCGCGAGCGGACGCCAGCGGACGTCGGCCGTCCAGTCCAGGTGACCCGACCGCGCCGCGAGCGGCGCACCGCCCTGGGTCTGGCCGTCGTAGTCGAGGCGGCCGCCGGCGATCCGGGCTTCGCCCTGCCAGGCCGCGCCACCCGCCCAGGTGCGCGTCGCCTGCACGCCGGCCGTGGCGACCGTCCCGCGTTCGGTGAGGAGCGTCGCGCCGGCCGCGCGTTCGCGCAGCTGCCGGTGCATGGCGCCGACCGACACGCCGACCACGAGGCTGTCCTGCGCGGACGCCGCGGTGGCCGCGACGAGCAGCAACGCAGCCGCCGCGCGCCGCATCAGAGCAGGCCCTGCAGTTGCGCGACCGTCGCGGTCGTCGATCCCTCGTAGGTGCCGTCGCCGTTGGCGTCGGTCTCCACCGTCACGCTGGAAGCGCCGAACGTGAGCCGGACCGCGGAATTGCCGGCGCCCGTCACCTTCAGCTGCCCCGCGACCGGCGCGTCGCTGGTGGTGCTCCAGCGCAGGTCCTGGGGCGTGCTCAGCGTGAACGTCCCACCGGCCGGGCCGAGGCGCGTGCTGTCGGTCGTGACCGTGCCGGAGACGGCGCCGGTGACGGTGCTGCCATTGAGCACGACACGCTGCGAGTAGTTGGCGAGGGTGCGCCGGCGCTGCACACCGTTGATGGTGGCGCTGCTGCTCAGCGAAGTGCCGGAGACGACCAGCGTCTGCGCGGTGGACGACGTCATGGTGAGGTCGATCGTCATGTCGCCGTCGCTGGTGGCCAGGTCGGTGCTGGTCTGCACCGACAGGGCCGTCGTGGTCACGCGCAGGACGACGTGGAAGGGCGGCACGCCCGAGCCCGGCATCGAGCCGGCGGTGATCTCGAAGCGCATCTGCCCGTTCAGGGTCGTCATCACGCCATTGACAGGCTCCGCGCAGTTCGTCGCCGTGATGGTCAGGTCGTCGCCGGCGCCCAGGGCGCTGTTGCTGGCGACCGTGCCGACGATGCGGACGCTGCCGCCGTTCTGGCAGGGCTGGGTCTCGTCGACTTGCACGCCGCTCGCCAGGGGGAGTGCCGTCACCTTGCCGCCCATGCGCCGGGCGATCGCGGCCAGCGCCAGCGGGCCGACGTCGGCGCCGCCCTGGACCTGGACACCCGTGAGGATGCCCGCCGTGTTGGTCGAACTGTCGTCCTGCGCGGCGTCGAGGCCGTGGGCGCCCACGGTGGGCGCGTTGGCCTGCGTGATCACGACCGCGGGCGCGGGTGCGGGCGCGGACACCGTCCCGCCGCCGCCCGCGGTCGCTCCACCATCGCCGCCCCCGCCACCTCCGCCGCAGCCGGCGAGTCCGACGGCCAGCAGCGCCGGCGCAATCCAGTGGGCATTCTTCATCTTGTCTCCTCCCTCGTTGAACGATGGGCCCCGCGGGGCCCGTACAGACTGTAGCCCAGCAGTCGCGACCGCCTACACGCTCCGCACGCGTGGTGTTGGCATGCCACAGCGGCCCGGGAAAGCCCCGATGCCGCCCGCCGCCCACCGCCCTAGAGTCGCGCCACTCGCAGCGGACCCGGTCCGCGCCAGCGAGGGGACCGAGGAGACAAGACAACAACAACACGAACGATCGCCGCTTCGGCATCGTTGCGATGCATTCCCCAGGCGCCGGCACCCCCGGCGCCTTTTTGTTGCCCGGGGCGCAGCGAGCGCGATGGGACAATTCCGGGATGGATCTGGTGTTGATCGCGGCCGCGTCGCTGCTGGCCGGTTTCGTGGACGCGATCGTGGGGGGCGGGGGCCTCGTGCTCGTGCCGGCGCTGTTCGCGACCCTGCCCGCCACGCACCCTGCCACGCTGCTGGGCATCAACAAGAGCGCGTCGGTGTGGGGCACGGCGATCGCAACGGCGCAATTCAGCCGCCGCGTCGACCTGCGCTGGGGCGCGCTGCTGCCCGCCGCGATCGCCGCGATGGCCGGCAGCTTCATCGGGGCCTGGACCGTGACCTCCGTGTCGCCCGATTTCCTGCGCAAGCTGCTGCCGCTGGTGCTCGTCGCCGTGCTCGCGTACACGCTGGCCCGCAAGCACCTGGGCCGCGACCACGCGCCGCACTTCGAAGGGCGCGCGGAAGCCCTGGTCGGCGCGGCCATCGGCCTGGTGCTCGGCTTCTACGACGGCTTCTTCGGCCCCGGCATGGGCAGCTTCCTCGTGTTCCTGTTCGTGCGCCTGCTGGGCTACGACTTCCTGCACGCGTCGGCCTCGGCCAAGCTCGTCAACACGGCCAGCAACCTCGCCGCGCTTGCGCTGTTCGCCTTCAAGGGCCACGTGTGGTGGCACTACGGGCTGGCCCTCGCGGTGGCCAACGTGGCCGGCAGCCTGCTGGGCACGCGCCTGGCGCTGCGTCACGGTGCCGGCTTCGTGCGCAGCATGTTCCTGGTGGTGGTCACCGCACTCATCTGCAAGACGGGGTACGACGCGTTCCTGCGCTGACGACCGGTGCGGCGGCCTATCATGGGCCGATGGACGACATCGTGCGCCAGGCGATGGCCAAGTGGCCGAACGTGCCGCACTGCTTCGGCTGGCTCGGCCTGGACGCGCGCGGGCAATGGTTCATGCGCGACGACCGTGCCCAGGCCGCCGGCCCGTTCCCGCAATCGCGCGGCTCGCTGCTGCGGCACGAGAAGCTGGTCGACTTCATCCAGCGCAACTACGAGCGCGACGACGACGGCTGCTGGTATTTCCAGAACGGCCCGCAACGCGTCTACGTCGAACTGGAAGCGGCGCCGCTGGTGCTGCGCGTGGATGCAGCCGGCGTGCTGACGGCGCACACGGGAGAAACGCTGGCCGCGAAGGCCGCCTACCTGGACGAAGCGGGCCGCCTCTACGTGGAGACGCCACGCGCGCTCGGCCTGGTCCACACGCAGGACATGCACGTGGCGTCGGACCTGGTGGAGCAGGGCACCTGGCAGCCGCAGGACGTGCTGGCCCGCGACCTGCCGGCGCGCTTCGGGTACGTGCCCAGCCCCGCCCAGCAAAAAGCCGGTCATTGACCGGCTTTTCGTTGGAAGGCGGGAGCCGCGATTACTTCGCCGCGTGCACCATGTAGTCGACCGCGGCCTGGATGTCCGCATCGGGCGCCGGGCTGCCGCCCTTGGGAGGCATCGCGCCCTTGCCCTTGAGGGCCGAGTTGTACAGGGCAGGCATGCCTTGCGCGACACGCGGCGCCCACGCGGCCTTGTCGCCGAACTTGGGCGCGTTGGCCACGCCGGCGGCGTGGCACGCCACGCAGAACTGCTTGTAGACGGCTTCGCCGTTGCCGGCAGCGGCAGCGGGAGCCGGCGCGGCGGCGGGGGCGGCAGCAACGGTCTGCGCCGCGGGTTGCGCGGGAGCAGCGGGCGCGGATGCAGCGGCCGTTGCAGCAGGTGCGGAGGCAGCCGGAGCCGAGGCCGCGGCCTGTTGGGCGCCTGCCGCCGGTGCGGCCGGTTCCTGGAACTTGGCACCGCCGGCGTTGGCCATGTAGGCGACCGCGCGGGCGATCTCGGTGTCGTTGAAGTCGCCGCCGCCTTGCGGGGGCATGGCGCCCTTGCCCTTGAGCGCGCTGTTCACCAGCGCCTCGAAGCCGGTCTTGATGCGCGCGGCCCAGGCTGCGGCATCGCCGAACTTCGGCGCGCCAGCCACGCCCGCCGTGTGGCAGGTGGTGCACTGCGCCTTGAAGACGTTCTCGCCGGACTGCAGCGGGCGGTTGGCGTCGCGGATCTCGACGGTGCCGACCTTGCGGATGCGGTCGGTGGTGCCGCGCTCGATGTCCTGCGCCGTCACGCCGCCGAGGGTGAAGGATTCGGTCTCCGTCGAGCCGGCCGGCTTGAACTCGGACGACACGTAGGCCACCAGGCCCATGATGATGGCGACGGGCACCACGAACGCGAAGAACACGGTCGCCAGCAGCTGCTTGGGCGTCTTGATCGGGCCGGTGTGGGATTCTTCGTGCAAGTTGTCGCTCATGGCGTCCTCGGGTTGCGCGGGCGAAGTCAGAACAACCTTCGATTATAGAGGGCGACACCAACGCGGCCGTCGCGCACCCGCCGCGGCTGCGGCGATGGGCGATAATCGAGCCTCCACCGTGCGGCTGTAGCTCAGTGGATAGAGTATTGGCCTCCGAAGCCAAGGGTCGTGGGTTCGATCCCCGCCAGCCGCACCACTCGGTTTCCCCGTCCTCGCGACGAGCGCCATCCAGGGTGAATGTCCCGCTTGCCCGCACGCCGTGACTGCATCGCCTTGCTCGCGCTGGCCTGCGCGGCCGCCGCGCAAGCCCAATCGGGCACCGGCCTCGCCCCCGTCACCGTCCAAGGCACGTACCAGAACGCGGTCGGCACCTCCGACGCGGCCAGCCAGGGCGTCGCCACCTCCACGCTGCTGCAGAACCGCCCGACGCTGCGTCCCGCGGAGATCCTCGAGTTCGTCCCCGGGCTGATCGTCACGCAGCACTCCGGCGACGGCAAGGCCAACCAGTACTTCCTGCGCGGTTTCAACCTCGATCACGGCACCGACTTCGCCACCTGGGTGGACGGCGTGCCGGTGAACATGGTGAGCCACGCGCATGGCCAGGGCTACACGGACCTGAACTTCCTGCTGCCCGAACTGGTCGAGCGCATC includes the following:
- a CDS encoding ABC-type transport auxiliary lipoprotein family protein, which encodes MIRLHRLAWVALALLLGGCAGFVDKPQRPVLFDMGPLPPLVAPAAKPEPRVAVVVPDIEASGALDSSAILYRLGYSDDHQLRAYSQSRWTAPPPQLVRQRLRQQLGRERPVLSADESAALGREGLSAIYILRLELEEFAQVFDSEARSRGVIRLRATLLANTTGGEQLVGQRSIAVEGESPTPDASGGVRAMTAATDAAAADISLWLRQVRETK
- a CDS encoding MlaE family ABC transporter permease, which produces MQDPSPPRVEVAPEEGGAARARLQGAWTAGQFAEPGLLADVHAQLAGAQGAAAWDLRSVAQLDHVGAQLLWDHWGRRRPQTLDLLPGQRAVLERVEQFTNDAPARQPVGWRQRYLQFGEAVLQRVAAVKDFVRLAGQLALDTFRLAKAPHYGPWRDLSGHLYHIGATALPITALVGFLIGVVLAYLTAKQLRQFGADAFIVNILGVALIRELGPMLAAILVAGRSGSSITAQIGVMRVTDELDAMSVMGISHTFRLVLPRALALAIAMPLISIWTTLCALAGGMLASDISLDITPTFFMNALPAAVQIGNLVLATSKSVVFGLLIALIGCHYGLAVLPNTQSLGEGTTASVVTSITVVILVDALFAIAFQEVGF
- a CDS encoding MaoC family dehydratase, with amino-acid sequence MESRLYWEDLKPGTVLDLGTVSPTAEEIKAFATQFDPQPFHVDEQAGRESVFGGLCASGWHTCAMAMRLTVDNFLRNSSSMGSPGLEKLSWMKPVFPGDVLTLRHRILESRPLRSKPDIGLVRSVWEMFNQNGEQVLLMEGYGMFRRREPG
- a CDS encoding DUF2946 family protein, with translation MDDIVRQAMAKWPNVPHCFGWLGLDARGQWFMRDDRAQAAGPFPQSRGSLLRHEKLVDFIQRNYERDDDGCWYFQNGPQRVYVELEAAPLVLRVDAAGVLTAHTGETLAAKAAYLDEAGRLYVETPRALGLVHTQDMHVASDLVEQGTWQPQDVLARDLPARFGYVPSPAQQKAGH
- a CDS encoding SDR family oxidoreductase gives rise to the protein MGNVVLVTGGSRGIGAATALAAAAEGWKVAVNYAARRDAADEVVHAIESRGGQAIAVQADVADEQQVLAMYEEVDRFGTLGALVNNAGVVDVAARVDEMSVARLRRMFDINVLGSIVCAREAVRRMSTKHGGAGGSIVNVSSAAARLGAAGQYVDYASAKGAIDVFTMGLAKEVAGEGIRVNAVRPGLIETDIHASGGIPDRVERLKHQVPMQRGGTAEEVAHAIVWLLSPQASYTTMSLLDVSGGR
- a CDS encoding c-type cytochrome, translated to MSDNLHEESHTGPIKTPKQLLATVFFAFVVPVAIIMGLVAYVSSEFKPAGSTETESFTLGGVTAQDIERGTTDRIRKVGTVEIRDANRPLQSGENVFKAQCTTCHTAGVAGAPKFGDAAAWAARIKTGFEALVNSALKGKGAMPPQGGGDFNDTEIARAVAYMANAGGAKFQEPAAPAAGAQQAAASAPAASAPAATAAASAPAAPAQPAAQTVAAAPAAAPAPAAAAGNGEAVYKQFCVACHAAGVANAPKFGDKAAWAPRVAQGMPALYNSALKGKGAMPPKGGSPAPDADIQAAVDYMVHAAK
- a CDS encoding GMC family oxidoreductase N-terminal domain-containing protein; translated protein: MSDTTFDYVIIGAGTAGCLLANRLSADPKVRVLLLEAGHKDDYHWIHIPVGYLYCIGNPRTDWLFKTEPDAGLNGRALRYPRGKTLGGSSSINGMIYMRGQARDYDQWAALTGDPAWRWDQCLPYFRKHEDHHKGADDLHGAGGEWRVERQRLRWDILDAFAQAAQEAGVPATDDFNRGSNEGVGYFEVNQRSGWRWNTAKAFLRPTCYGRANFEMWTNAHVQSLVVDREGDGALRCTGARVWTGSAVVQVEAEREVILCAGSIGSPQLLQLSGIGPGELLQRHGIPVRHELPGVGENLQDHLQIRAVFKVQGVETLNTLANSWVGKARIGLQYLLTRSGPMSMAPSQLGAFTRSTPDQPWPNVEYHVQPLSLDAFGEPLHSFPAFTASVCNLNPTSRGSVRIRSPRFDEPPAIAPNYLATPEDRQVAADSLRLTRRIVQQPALQKYRPEEWRPGVQYQTDEELARLAGDIATTIFHPVGTTRMGRDDDPMAVLDSRLRVRGVDGLRVVDAGAMPTITSGNTNSPTLMLAEKAAEWIVRDAARSAG
- a CDS encoding MlaD family protein, with amino-acid sequence MENKAHALAAGIFVVALTVMLLVLGAWLTRDSGPRDAYEISTRESVTGLQEQAPVRYRGVDVGKVTRIGFDPKNQGNVLIRLEIGNGAPVSTDTFATLSFQGVTGLAFVQLDDSGKPAPLLQPNNDAPPRIPLRPGLLAKLTEKGEKILDQVEEITTRVNGLLDDKGGKGLPTAVANVSQAAADLSTLSRNVDQTLAAQFGPRKVDIPSLVKRTDTALASLRDTSEETRSTIHEIGVTARRLNEKDGPIDRLSEGTQALSHAADSFNAATLPRINRVTEDTTRAVRQLSRTVNNINDNPQSLIFGSGRIEPGPGEEGFVSPGGKK
- a CDS encoding ABC transporter ATP-binding protein, whose translation is MEPRVQDPQQPKAATPMVEIRGLRTQFELPGRTFTVHDNLDLTVRRGEVMSLVGGSGTGKTVLLRQILGLEQPAAGEIRVLGQPRGSLGERAAASRVGMLFQHGALFSAFSVLENIAFPLRELRTLPTSLIHEAAMVKLQMVGLQPDDGAKMPSDLSGGMIKRVALARALIMDPPLLLLDEPTAGLDPDSSDGFVTLLRSLHRDLALTVIMVTHDLDTLFELSTRIAVLAEKRVIVNAPPKDVIAFQHPFIHDFFLGQRGQRAMELLREYPFAV
- a CDS encoding sulfite exporter TauE/SafE family protein; translation: MDLVLIAAASLLAGFVDAIVGGGGLVLVPALFATLPATHPATLLGINKSASVWGTAIATAQFSRRVDLRWGALLPAAIAAMAGSFIGAWTVTSVSPDFLRKLLPLVLVAVLAYTLARKHLGRDHAPHFEGRAEALVGAAIGLVLGFYDGFFGPGMGSFLVFLFVRLLGYDFLHASASAKLVNTASNLAALALFAFKGHVWWHYGLALAVANVAGSLLGTRLALRHGAGFVRSMFLVVVTALICKTGYDAFLR
- a CDS encoding cyclic nucleotide-binding domain-containing protein, whose product is MKPDAADRTDAAARLVTSVAPRRPVREELEAAGLEVLGPCIRLAQRRDLLMESALLQDFTADEVDALGSVMLHVRARPGQLLIREDDKSDWMMLLLSGTVDVGKRPVGATSQAPVQSEAARLAVLRAGAVLGEMSMLDGEPRFASCWALGDVEAAVLTREGVARLIAEQPGVGAKLLVKITQLLAQRLRNTSHQLMRHLKGER